The following are encoded in a window of Francisella tularensis subsp. tularensis genomic DNA:
- the plsX gene encoding phosphate acyltransferase PlsX has product MGYKISIDAMGGDHGLNTTIPAALEAVKKDSNLQIVLVGDHHKIKRALDRYSKVKKIKLPVLQRIAIHHASETVGMDESPSIAVRKKKDSSMRVAINLVKDRTVDACVSAGNTGALMATSKFVLKTINGVDRPAIVYALPAFNRETKQLSKTYMLDLGANVVCTSEQLFQFAIMGSILAASSKGIAEPRVSLLNIGEEEMKGLDNIKNAAKLLQGCDFINYNGYIEGKYIFDDTTDVIVCDGFVGNVSLKTMEGSLRLIESLIKKTIQESSLLMKIPIVMALPIFKKMKKGMNLDSFNGASLLGLTGIVVKSHGGASANAFETAIYEAIKEIKYNIPKTIQESLEKVL; this is encoded by the coding sequence ATGGGTTACAAAATATCTATAGATGCAATGGGTGGAGATCATGGTTTAAACACTACTATCCCAGCAGCTCTTGAAGCAGTAAAAAAAGACTCTAATTTGCAAATAGTATTAGTTGGAGATCATCATAAAATTAAAAGAGCTTTAGACAGATATTCAAAAGTCAAGAAAATAAAACTACCAGTTTTACAAAGAATAGCTATTCATCACGCTAGTGAGACAGTTGGCATGGATGAATCACCTTCTATTGCTGTTAGAAAGAAAAAAGACTCTTCTATGCGCGTAGCTATCAATCTTGTCAAAGATCGTACTGTTGATGCCTGCGTCAGTGCTGGTAATACTGGTGCGCTAATGGCTACATCAAAATTTGTATTAAAAACTATCAATGGTGTTGATCGCCCTGCTATTGTTTACGCATTACCTGCATTCAATAGAGAAACTAAGCAACTTAGTAAAACTTATATGCTTGACCTTGGTGCAAATGTCGTTTGTACGTCTGAACAACTTTTCCAATTTGCAATCATGGGATCAATATTAGCAGCAAGTTCAAAAGGTATTGCTGAACCTAGAGTTTCATTACTAAATATTGGTGAAGAAGAAATGAAAGGGTTAGATAATATTAAAAATGCTGCAAAACTATTACAAGGCTGTGATTTCATTAATTACAACGGATACATTGAGGGTAAATACATTTTTGATGATACTACCGATGTAATAGTCTGTGATGGCTTTGTTGGTAATGTCTCTCTAAAAACAATGGAAGGAAGCTTAAGACTTATAGAGTCTCTTATCAAAAAAACAATACAAGAAAGCTCCTTATTAATGAAAATCCCTATAGTAATGGCATTACCAATATTCAAAAAGATGAAAAAAGGTATGAATCTTGATAGCTTTAATGGTGCATCACTATTAGGTCTAACTGGAATTGTTGTTAAAAGCCATGGTGGTGCAAGTGCCAATGCTTTTGAGACTGCAATTTATGAAGCTATCAAAGAAATTAAATACAATATCCCTAAAACAATTCAAGAATCTTTAGAAAAAGTTCTTTAA
- the rpmF gene encoding 50S ribosomal protein L32, whose product MAVQQVKKSRSKRDIRRSHDSLTNPTLSTDKSTGELHLRHHVSPNGFYKGRKVVDTKSED is encoded by the coding sequence ATGGCTGTACAACAAGTTAAAAAAAGCAGATCAAAAAGAGATATAAGAAGATCTCACGACTCTTTAACAAATCCTACTCTATCTACTGATAAGTCAACAGGTGAATTACACTTGAGACATCATGTATCACCTAATGGTTTCTACAAAGGTAGAAAAGTAGTAGATACTAAATCTGAAGACTAA
- a CDS encoding YceD family protein yields MKGKHSQINYSIYAKQKRELEDIEITIEQLNQISDFITANPHTFVCSFSFFEEKNHTCIKYSIKAKLQLICQDSLEVFEHDFNITNTIIITEDDRLVEDSLYEPFICNSAIIDLKDIIKEEILLDLPLIPKKDTSTCKNTKKHSYYSEQESVIQEKKNPFEILKTLK; encoded by the coding sequence ATGAAAGGTAAGCATAGTCAGATAAATTACTCAATATATGCTAAACAAAAAAGAGAATTAGAAGATATTGAGATAACCATCGAACAACTCAATCAAATTTCAGATTTCATCACGGCTAATCCTCACACATTTGTATGTTCATTTTCTTTTTTTGAAGAAAAAAATCATACTTGCATTAAATATTCAATTAAAGCCAAATTACAACTTATTTGCCAAGATTCTTTAGAAGTATTCGAGCATGATTTTAATATAACAAATACCATAATAATTACTGAAGATGACAGACTGGTAGAGGATAGTCTTTATGAGCCTTTTATATGTAATAGCGCAATTATCGATCTAAAGGATATAATTAAGGAAGAGATACTTTTAGACCTACCTTTAATACCAAAAAAAGACACAAGCACTTGTAAAAATACAAAAAAACATTCATACTATAGCGAGCAAGAAAGTGTTATACAAGAGAAAAAGAATCCTTTTGAGATTCTTAAAACACTCAAGTAA